A window of Halichoerus grypus chromosome 15, mHalGry1.hap1.1, whole genome shotgun sequence genomic DNA:
GCTGCGGCGGGCCTGGCTCCGCCCCCTCGGGGGAAAGCATCTGGCCCAGTAACCTATCCTCTAGGGGAGCTTCAGGTGGGCACTTCCAGGATAGTAACGCTTCCTCTCTCTCCACAGTCCGGGCCTGCATCCCTCCCTGCGGTAAGCACTACATCCCAAGCTCAGAActgagggggaagggaggtggtCGGGAGCGAAACCTGGGACTAGAACGGGAGACCAATAAGAGCCCTGGAGAAAAGTAAAAGCAGGTATTGCTCGCAAACCTCATACAAGGCGGGCCCGAAAGCAGAAACAAGCCAATAGGAGTCCCAGAGGCCGGAGAGTGTTGCGAGCCAGCCAGTGAGCGCAGGGAAGGCGGCGCCCAGGACCTGTCTGGCCGTTAGAGCCCGGGAGGCTGCACAGACCTTATTGGCCAAAGGGACCCGGACTGGGGAACGCAGATGGAGCCCAGGTGCAGCGTTTCCGTCCCACAGGACTCCAGGAAGTCGCCCGGCGTTTCCACTGCCGCGGGTGCTACTCCACGGTCTGCGACCTCCCGCTGGACTGCCCAggtgaggggcggggcctggagggGGAAAGGAACCGGACGGACCGGAGGAACGAGAGCTGAGCAGGGAAGGGACCGGGCCAGACGGGGGCGGGCTCGGGCGGTGACGCGGGCCTGCTTTCAGTTCAGGACTTGACGGTGACTCGGGGTCATCAGGCTAAGTTCTCTTGCACTGTGAACTTCCAACTGCCTCAGGAGGAAATCACCTATTCCTGGAAGTTCGCAGGAGGAGGTGTGAGTCGGAGCGGGGCCAGCGCGAAGGGCTGAGGAGGAGGGTTATGCTTCTCTAGAGGATGGGTGGTCAGGACGCAGCGGGTGGGGCTCGGGGGAGCTCGGTCTAGATTCAGGCTTCGTGCACGGGGAGGGTCCCTGGATTTAGAAGTGGGGGCAAGGCTCAGGAGGTGGCTTAGAGGGGCGGGGTCGTGCGTGAAGGGTCAGTGCATAAGGGGCTAGGGGTGGGGCCAGGGCTCAAGAAGGTGTGGTCTAGCTCGGGGGCGGGGCTTGGACGTTGCGCATTGGCGAGACCCGGCAGAGGGAATCTGACCTGGGCTCGGGCGAGGCTCCTCTCCTCCCGCCGCTTCAGCCCGAGCGTCCCGCAGGTCCGGACGCAGGACGTGTCCTACTTCGAAGACCTCCCGCGGGCCCGAGGAAACCTGGCGCGGATCCGGCCGGTGCAGCCCGCGCACCGCGGGACGTTCTCTTGCGTGATCCTGCACGACCAGATCCCACTGGCGCGGCTCTACTTCTTTCTTAACGGTGCGGGCGGGGCtgcgcgggggggcggggctgcgCGGGGCGGGGCTTGCGCCTGCTGACGTACGTGGCCCCGCAGTGACTGGTGCGCCCCCACGTGGGGAGACCGAGCTCCAGGTCTCCTTTCGGGAAGTGCTGCGTTGGGCGCCGCTGGAGGCGGAGATGATCGAACCTTGGAGGCCAAGCCTGGGCGAGCTGCTGGCCAGGCCCGAGGCTCTGACGCTGAGCAACCAATGCTTGCTCGCGGCCGTCGCGGCCTTAGCATCAGTCAGTGCGACCCTTGTGGTGTGGTGAgtgcccaggaccctggagtccCAGCATCCGCTCTCCTTCCTCAGCCCTGGTGTCCAGcaccctcagacccaggagtccaggccccccaGTCCCTCCTTtttcagacccaggagtccaggcccccagccccctcctccctcagacccaggagtccaggcccccagccccctcctccctcagacccaggagtccagacccccagtcCATCCGTTTTCAGACCCAGGAATCCAGGCCCCcagtcccctcctccctcagaccctggagtccaggcccccagcccctcctccttcagacctgggagtccaggcccccagcccctcctccctcagaccaaggagtccaggcccccacctccctcctccctcagacccaggagtccagacccccagtcCATCCGTtttcagacccaggagtccaggcccccagccccctcctccctcagacccaggagtccagaccccagcccctcctccctcagacccaggagtccaggctcCCAGCtacctcctccctcagacccaggagtccaggcccccacctccctcctccctcagacccaggagttcaggcctccacctccctccaccctcagacccaggagtccaggccctcagctcctcctccctcagacccaggagtccaggtcCCCAGCCACCTCCTCTCTCAGACTCAGGAGTCCAggtccccacctccctccaccctcagacccaggagttcaggcctccatctccctccaccctcagacccaggagtccaggcccccagccccctcctccctcagacccaggagtccaggcccccagccccctcctccctcagacccaggagtccaggcccccagccccctcctccctcagacccaggagttcaggcccccagccccctcctccctcagacccaggctccaggcctccacctccctccaccctcagacccaggagtccaggcccccagccacctcctccctcagactcaggagtccaggcccccacctccctccaccctgaCCCAGGAGttcaggcccccagccccctcctccctcagacccaggctccaggcccccacctccctccaccctcagacccaggagtccaggcccccagtcccttcctcctccag
This region includes:
- the SPACA6 gene encoding sperm acrosome membrane-associated protein 6 isoform X4: MREGENIQRGLKVSDPGLRPSPGFQNLTDYDERSHLHDAFTQMTHSLEEMATAQGSFKVAFPDAAEKMRKVIMQLKEVRACIPPCGLQEVARRFHCRGCYSTVCDLPLDCPVQDLTVTRGHQAKFSCTVNFQLPQEEITYSWKFAGGGVRTQDVSYFEDLPRARGNLARIRPVQPAHRGTFSCVILHDQIPLARLYFFLNVTGAPPRGETELQVSFREVLRWAPLEAEMIEPWRPSLGELLARPEALTLSNQCLLAAVAALASVSATLVVWMFFRWYFKGN
- the SPACA6 gene encoding sperm acrosome membrane-associated protein 6 isoform X5 — protein: MQSRRNRRRRRWRPDYDERSHLHDAFTQMTHSLEEMATAQGSFKVAFPDAAEKMRKVIMQLKEVRACIPPCGLQEVARRFHCRGCYSTVCDLPLDCPVQDLTVTRGHQAKFSCTVNFQLPQEEITYSWKFAGGGVRTQDVSYFEDLPRARGNLARIRPVQPAHRGTFSCVILHDQIPLARLYFFLNVTGAPPRGETELQVSFREVLRWAPLEAEMIEPWRPSLGELLARPEALTLSNQCLLAAVAALASVSATLVVWMFFRWYFKGN
- the SPACA6 gene encoding sperm acrosome membrane-associated protein 6 isoform X3, giving the protein MALLAPGSAVPSALVALMVFRAPAWACLLCFTSYKERVRICQIFAGIEGPELEKCEEAFTVAFKGLLDTEINYDERSHLHDAFTQMTHSLEEMATAQGSFKVAFPDAAEKMRKVIMQLKEVRACIPPCAFPSHRTPGSRPAFPLPRVLLHGLRPPAGLPSCLRRKSPIPGSSQEEVRTQDVSYFEDLPRARGNLARIRPVQPAHRGTFSCVILHDQIPLARLYFFLNVTGAPPRGETELQVSFREVLRWAPLEAEMIEPWRPSLGELLARPEALTLSNQCLLAAVAALASVSATLVVWMFFRWYFKGN
- the SPACA6 gene encoding sperm acrosome membrane-associated protein 6 isoform X1, giving the protein MALLAPGSAVPSALVALMVFRAPAWACLLCFTSYKERVRICQIFAGIEGPELEKCEEAFTVAFKGLLDTEINYDERSHLHDAFTQMTHSLEEMATAQGSFKVAFPDAAEKMRKVIMQLKEVRACIPPCGLQEVARRFHCRGCYSTVCDLPLDCPVQDLTVTRGHQAKFSCTVNFQLPQEEITYSWKFAGGGVRTQDVSYFEDLPRARGNLARIRPVQPAHRGTFSCVILHDQIPLARLYFFLNVTGAPPRGETELQVSFREVLRWAPLEAEMIEPWRPSLGELLARPEALTLSNQCLLAAVAALASVSATLVVWMFFRWYFKGN
- the SPACA6 gene encoding sperm acrosome membrane-associated protein 6 isoform X2, yielding MALLAPGSAVPSALVALMVFRAPAWACLLCFTSYKERVRICQIFAGIEGPELEKCEEAFTVAFKGLLDTEINYDERSHLHDAFTQMTHSLEEMATAQGSFKVAFPDAAEKMRKVIMQLKEVRACIPPCGLQEVARRFHCRGCYSTVCDLPLDCPAASGGNHLFLEVRRRSPSVPQVRTQDVSYFEDLPRARGNLARIRPVQPAHRGTFSCVILHDQIPLARLYFFLNVTGAPPRGETELQVSFREVLRWAPLEAEMIEPWRPSLGELLARPEALTLSNQCLLAAVAALASVSATLVVWMFFRWYFKGN